In a single window of the Luteibacter rhizovicinus DSM 16549 genome:
- a CDS encoding YceD family protein, protein MSVTLPSSVDAWREVRARRSFQGSLPVSAFARLGEVVASPEGDVTYELDFGRDEFNIAYVAVRAKAPLTVICQRSLEPFVLSVEIDTRLGLIVEESEEAALPPGYEALLIEQDGKLSLVATIEDELLLALPLVPVNPDYELPDDIVGADEEEEASPDPSENPFAALRGLIK, encoded by the coding sequence ATGTCCGTGACCTTGCCATCGTCCGTGGACGCTTGGCGCGAAGTTCGTGCGCGGCGTTCGTTCCAGGGCTCGCTTCCTGTGTCGGCTTTTGCCCGCCTCGGTGAAGTCGTTGCGTCGCCCGAAGGCGACGTAACCTACGAGCTGGACTTCGGTCGCGACGAGTTCAATATCGCCTATGTGGCCGTCCGTGCGAAGGCGCCGTTGACCGTTATCTGTCAGCGTTCGCTCGAACCGTTCGTGCTCTCGGTCGAGATCGATACACGTCTCGGACTGATCGTCGAAGAAAGTGAGGAAGCCGCGTTGCCCCCGGGCTACGAGGCATTGCTGATCGAACAGGATGGAAAGCTCAGCCTGGTCGCGACGATCGAAGATGAATTGCTGTTGGCGCTGCCCCTGGTCCCGGTCAATCCGGACTACGAGTTGCCTGACGACATCGTTGGTGCCGACGAGGAAGAAGAAGCCTCGCCGGATCCGTCTGAAAACCCGTTCGCGGCACTCCGCGGACTCATAAAGTAA
- a CDS encoding Maf family protein translates to MSSQPVVILASTSAYRASLLRRLLDRFEQASPGTDEDPLPGEAPASRAARLAEAKARAVAVLRPGCVVIGSDQVADLDGTVLDKPGTVHAAHKQLSASSGREVVFHTAVCVIDTAGVAALHVDETRVHFRPLSPLDIERYIERERPLDCAGSFKCEGLGIALFERIVNEDPTALIGLPLIATCRLLRDAGIALP, encoded by the coding sequence GTGTCCAGCCAGCCTGTGGTCATCCTTGCATCCACGTCGGCCTACCGCGCCAGCCTGCTCCGGCGCCTGCTGGACCGGTTCGAGCAAGCCTCGCCGGGAACCGACGAAGATCCCCTGCCCGGAGAAGCTCCCGCTTCGCGCGCCGCGCGACTGGCCGAGGCCAAGGCCCGCGCCGTCGCCGTGCTACGTCCTGGCTGCGTCGTCATCGGCTCGGACCAGGTCGCGGATCTCGACGGAACCGTCCTCGACAAGCCGGGCACCGTCCACGCGGCACACAAGCAGCTGTCGGCGAGCTCGGGGCGCGAGGTCGTCTTCCATACCGCCGTCTGCGTGATCGACACCGCGGGTGTGGCAGCCCTCCATGTCGACGAAACGCGGGTGCACTTCCGTCCACTGTCGCCGCTGGACATCGAGCGTTACATCGAACGCGAACGCCCGCTGGACTGCGCAGGAAGCTTCAAGTGCGAAGGGCTCGGCATCGCCTTGTTCGAGCGCATCGTCAACGAAGACCCGACCGCCCTGATCGGCCTGCCTCTCATCGCCACCTGCCGCTTACTTCGCGACGCCGGCATCGCCCTGCCCTGA
- a CDS encoding ArnT family glycosyltransferase, whose product MFLIIFVVALLLKVVIAATLSPFGDEAFYWQESLSPAWGYSDLPPLTAWLIGLSEGVFGHALLSMRLPFLLIGAALPWQVGAIARRFGGEMARWQAATFAALLPLVGSMGVLALPDVPLTFAIVLATHGLLAALETDRRRDWVLLGTGLAIAWMTHYRAAMPMLAGLLFLIATSRGRLQWKRPGLWLAMAVASLGLFPLAIYNLAAHGAGLAFQLVERNPWRFHADALVQPLEQAIACTPLAWVVLMWALWQAWRRRGDAPFDVIAMVAGSFIVLYFVLGLFADDVRFRAHWPLPGFVLLCAILPSLLAHAGRGWRRFAFVGFVLAGVGLLTGLGYLALAASPNGARVLADVKAFPSNFTGWRESSEAVRTSLAKDPSALIVADNFMLAAELRFALGGSHVVYALDSPLNTKHGRAPQLAVWGIDESGLARRAGQRVLLVVDETSLREREKRDWLASVCSRVEIGEPPIRLDLFDGRRRFALYDATARAVPGPRIAPDECIVWREAYRASIVPVGGSSGQGDAGVAK is encoded by the coding sequence ATGTTCCTCATCATCTTCGTCGTGGCCTTGCTGCTGAAAGTCGTCATAGCGGCCACGTTGTCGCCCTTCGGTGACGAGGCCTTCTACTGGCAGGAGAGCCTCTCGCCAGCCTGGGGTTACAGCGACCTGCCGCCGCTGACGGCCTGGTTGATCGGCTTGTCAGAGGGTGTCTTCGGCCACGCGCTTCTGTCCATGCGCCTGCCGTTCCTGCTCATCGGCGCCGCGTTGCCCTGGCAGGTCGGCGCCATCGCGCGACGCTTCGGTGGCGAGATGGCGCGATGGCAGGCGGCGACGTTCGCCGCGCTCCTGCCGCTGGTCGGCAGCATGGGCGTGTTGGCCTTGCCCGATGTGCCGCTGACCTTTGCCATCGTCCTTGCCACGCATGGTTTGCTGGCGGCGCTGGAGACCGATCGCCGCCGCGACTGGGTCCTGCTTGGTACGGGTCTGGCCATCGCCTGGATGACGCACTATCGCGCCGCGATGCCGATGCTGGCGGGTTTGCTGTTCCTCATCGCGACTTCGCGAGGCCGCCTGCAATGGAAGCGCCCCGGCCTGTGGCTGGCCATGGCGGTGGCGTCGCTCGGCCTGTTTCCCCTGGCGATCTACAACCTTGCCGCACATGGCGCGGGCCTGGCGTTCCAGTTGGTGGAGCGCAATCCCTGGCGCTTCCACGCCGATGCGCTGGTCCAGCCGCTGGAGCAGGCCATCGCCTGCACGCCCCTGGCCTGGGTCGTGCTCATGTGGGCCCTGTGGCAGGCCTGGCGCCGTCGTGGCGACGCGCCGTTCGACGTGATCGCGATGGTCGCGGGCAGTTTCATCGTTCTTTACTTCGTGCTCGGTCTGTTTGCCGACGACGTCCGTTTTCGTGCGCACTGGCCGTTGCCGGGCTTCGTGCTTCTCTGCGCGATCCTGCCTTCCTTGCTGGCGCATGCCGGGCGAGGCTGGCGCCGGTTTGCGTTCGTCGGCTTCGTGCTCGCCGGCGTTGGCCTGCTCACTGGGTTGGGCTACCTGGCGCTGGCCGCGTCACCGAATGGTGCCCGCGTGCTGGCCGATGTGAAGGCCTTTCCGTCGAACTTCACCGGCTGGCGTGAAAGCAGCGAGGCCGTGCGGACATCGCTGGCCAAGGACCCCTCGGCGCTCATCGTTGCCGACAATTTCATGCTGGCGGCGGAGTTGCGTTTTGCCCTCGGCGGGTCCCACGTGGTGTATGCGCTCGACAGCCCGTTGAACACCAAGCATGGTCGCGCGCCGCAGCTGGCTGTTTGGGGCATCGATGAATCGGGCCTGGCCAGGCGCGCAGGCCAGCGCGTGCTGCTGGTGGTCGACGAAACCTCGTTGCGCGAACGCGAGAAGCGCGACTGGCTGGCCTCGGTGTGCTCGCGGGTCGAGATCGGCGAGCCGCCGATACGTCTCGACCTGTTCGATGGTCGTCGTCGCTTCGCGCTGTACGACGCCACCGCGCGAGCCGTCCCGGGTCCGCGCATCGCTCCGGATGAATGCATCGTCTGGCGTGAGGCCTACCGGGCCTCGATCGTGCCCGTGGGCGGGTCGTCAGGGCAGGGCGATGCCGGCGTCGCGAAGTAA
- a CDS encoding AAA family ATPase, whose product MSATTPLNDEMLRHRLDGALAQVNGVLLGKPRQVKLAFTCLIAGGHLLLEDVPGVGKTTLAHALAATFDLEFQRIQFTSDLLPSDIIGVSVYERETGQFRFHPGPIFTSLLLADEINRATPKSQSALLEAMAEGQTTVDGVTHELPRPFFVVATQNPLDLAGTFPLPDSQLDRFMLRLSLDYPDPAAERALLIGEDRRELMASLKPRLDVAAIGQLHAAAQAVKVSSSLLDYLQALLTASRKHNEVRVGLSPRAGLALLAASRAWAMISGRDYVIPEDVQTVFVPTAAHRLVPGRGSHREAIARAILAETAVP is encoded by the coding sequence ATGTCAGCGACTACTCCGCTCAACGATGAAATGCTCCGGCACCGCCTGGACGGCGCACTGGCCCAGGTGAACGGCGTGCTGCTCGGCAAGCCGCGCCAGGTCAAGCTGGCCTTCACCTGCCTCATCGCCGGCGGCCATCTCCTCCTCGAAGACGTGCCCGGCGTGGGCAAGACCACCCTGGCGCACGCGCTGGCCGCCACGTTCGATCTCGAATTCCAGCGCATCCAGTTCACCAGCGACCTCCTGCCATCCGACATTATCGGGGTCAGCGTCTACGAGCGCGAGACGGGTCAGTTCCGTTTCCATCCGGGCCCCATTTTCACCAGCCTGCTGCTCGCCGACGAAATCAACCGCGCGACGCCGAAATCGCAGAGCGCCCTGCTCGAGGCCATGGCCGAGGGGCAGACCACGGTGGATGGGGTGACCCACGAGCTACCCCGGCCCTTCTTCGTTGTCGCTACGCAGAACCCGCTCGACCTGGCCGGCACCTTTCCGTTGCCGGATTCGCAGCTGGATCGCTTTATGTTGCGCTTGAGCCTGGACTATCCCGATCCCGCTGCCGAGCGCGCGCTGCTGATCGGCGAAGACCGCCGCGAGCTGATGGCCTCCCTGAAGCCGCGCCTCGACGTCGCGGCGATCGGCCAGCTGCATGCCGCCGCGCAGGCAGTGAAGGTCAGCAGCAGCTTGCTCGACTATCTCCAGGCCCTGCTCACGGCAAGCCGCAAGCACAACGAAGTTCGCGTCGGTCTCTCACCGCGCGCCGGACTCGCCCTGCTGGCCGCGTCGCGTGCCTGGGCGATGATCAGCGGACGCGACTACGTCATTCCCGAAGATGTCCAGACGGTGTTCGTACCGACGGCCGCTCATCGCCTGGTACCGGGCCGGGGCAGCCACCGGGAGGCGATCGCCAGGGCGATTCTTGCCGAGACCGCGGTGCCCTGA
- a CDS encoding DUF58 domain-containing protein yields the protein MRQREPLPILLHRRRIYIVPTAFGLGFAVLLAVMLIGALNYANNAALMLTCLLGAATAGSMLVAFRTLNGVSVGGLRAGTARAGEAIRISLDIAASQRERMAIRLDVADGEQVVVVTPGAPTAIEFALPTDFRGWLSLPRMRIHTSWPLGMFRAWSWLNPDNPVLVYPRPEPLGPTPFEPEGDADRGRPRAGDELAALRDYRAGDPRRQIAWKLSARHHGLLVKDLEQPAPKEDWRLDWDSMHGLDDESRISRLARWVDEAKDSGRRWSLRLPDGYFDIAQGDEHYHRCMTALALRP from the coding sequence ATGCGCCAACGCGAGCCCTTGCCGATCCTGCTGCATCGGCGGCGCATCTACATCGTGCCGACGGCGTTCGGCCTCGGCTTCGCCGTACTGCTGGCCGTGATGCTCATCGGCGCCCTGAACTACGCGAACAACGCCGCCCTCATGCTCACCTGCCTGCTCGGGGCCGCCACGGCGGGAAGCATGCTGGTCGCCTTTCGTACCCTCAACGGGGTCTCCGTCGGCGGCTTGCGCGCCGGCACCGCTCGCGCCGGCGAAGCGATCCGCATCTCCCTCGACATCGCCGCAAGCCAGCGCGAACGCATGGCGATCCGGCTCGACGTCGCCGACGGCGAACAGGTCGTCGTGGTGACTCCCGGCGCACCGACCGCTATCGAGTTTGCATTGCCCACCGATTTTCGCGGCTGGCTGTCGCTTCCGCGCATGCGGATACATACAAGCTGGCCCCTCGGCATGTTCCGCGCGTGGAGCTGGCTCAACCCGGACAACCCGGTGCTCGTTTATCCGCGTCCCGAACCGCTCGGCCCGACGCCTTTCGAACCGGAGGGCGATGCCGACCGTGGCCGCCCCCGCGCCGGTGACGAACTGGCCGCCCTGCGCGACTATCGCGCCGGTGACCCGCGCCGGCAAATCGCCTGGAAGCTCAGCGCGCGCCACCACGGCCTGCTGGTAAAAGACCTGGAACAACCTGCACCGAAGGAAGACTGGCGCCTGGACTGGGACAGCATGCACGGCCTGGACGACGAGTCGCGCATCTCCCGCCTCGCTCGCTGGGTCGACGAAGCCAAGGACTCCGGAAGACGCTGGAGCCTGCGCCTGCCGGACGGCTATTTCGATATCGCCCAGGGCGACGAGCATTACCACCGCTGCATGACCGCCCTGGCCCTGCGCCCATGA
- a CDS encoding transglutaminase TgpA family protein: MTRFRLSLTRAPIDEPLLGRRPFDLLCLTMASVLVVHALHLPWWLTLALGVVLAARWRQRSTGGRQAPFWIKLPLIGLLLAVVIAYYGTLFGREPGSAFAVGLLVLKMLESEHRRDARVAMAFACFGLMSALLFNQGLAATFVVALGLVPAVATLRSLEKVDPAALPLRRELLPVLITLLAAVPLAAFAFVFVPRLNSPLWGAPTADKSVTGLSDRMAPGEMAEVLTDDTPAMRVTFDGTPPMNASRYFRAYTMTNFDGESWSPDYDVAPRQPGLLEGRPRFRYEIMLEPTRQRVLPLMDMPMEAPADARLRPDRTAVADRRIDEVYRYQASATVDYRLDTTLDPRQRRQALQLPDGIGPQAHELAASWASHYGNDHLAIARAALAMFHDGGFRYTLAPAPLGRDRIDDFLFQTREGYCEHFSSTFTFLMRAAGIPARVVTGYQGGYWNKLGSYLLVRHADAHAWSEVWLEGRGWVRFDPTGAVRPERVSLGAAAAAAAGNSSDGGLFDIAWLHNARDRWDVVNQWWNQAVNGFDALRQEGMLQPFGIRRTEVGDLAIILAVGCALLVAVALGWAMFQRREGDALDAWMRRLERKLARAGVTRRTGEGPRHFFARAARSLPAERNGLERLSQLYLWSRYAFDEPPPESLSEFRQRVKELKVRRVVK, encoded by the coding sequence ATGACGCGCTTCCGCCTGTCGCTCACCCGCGCGCCGATCGACGAACCCCTGCTCGGCCGGCGTCCGTTCGACCTGCTCTGCCTGACCATGGCCAGCGTGCTCGTCGTGCACGCGCTGCATCTGCCGTGGTGGCTCACCCTCGCCCTCGGTGTGGTGCTCGCAGCGCGCTGGCGTCAACGCAGCACGGGCGGACGCCAGGCGCCGTTCTGGATCAAGCTGCCCCTGATCGGCCTCCTGCTCGCCGTCGTTATCGCGTACTACGGCACGCTGTTCGGCCGTGAACCCGGTAGCGCGTTCGCCGTCGGCCTGCTCGTGCTGAAGATGCTCGAGAGCGAGCACCGTCGCGACGCGCGGGTGGCGATGGCTTTTGCCTGTTTCGGCCTGATGAGCGCCCTGCTCTTCAACCAGGGTCTCGCTGCCACCTTCGTCGTGGCCCTGGGCCTGGTGCCTGCCGTCGCGACGTTGCGCTCGCTCGAGAAAGTCGATCCGGCGGCACTGCCCCTACGACGCGAACTGCTACCGGTGTTGATCACCTTACTCGCCGCCGTCCCGCTGGCGGCTTTCGCCTTCGTCTTCGTGCCGCGCCTGAATTCGCCCTTGTGGGGCGCGCCTACCGCCGACAAGTCGGTCACCGGACTGTCCGATCGCATGGCGCCGGGCGAGATGGCCGAGGTATTGACCGACGACACGCCCGCCATGCGCGTGACGTTCGACGGCACGCCGCCGATGAACGCGAGCCGCTACTTCCGCGCGTACACCATGACGAACTTCGACGGGGAGAGCTGGAGTCCCGACTACGACGTCGCTCCGCGCCAGCCAGGCCTGCTCGAAGGCAGGCCGCGCTTTCGCTACGAGATCATGCTGGAACCGACGCGCCAACGCGTACTGCCCCTCATGGACATGCCCATGGAGGCACCGGCCGATGCAAGGCTGCGTCCTGACCGCACCGCGGTGGCCGATCGCCGGATCGACGAGGTCTATCGCTACCAGGCCTCGGCGACCGTCGACTACCGACTCGATACGACACTGGACCCGCGGCAGCGTCGGCAGGCGCTCCAGCTTCCGGACGGCATCGGCCCGCAAGCCCACGAACTCGCCGCGAGCTGGGCCAGCCACTACGGCAACGACCACCTCGCCATCGCGCGCGCCGCGCTCGCCATGTTCCACGACGGCGGCTTCCGTTACACCCTCGCGCCGGCACCGCTCGGTCGCGATCGCATCGATGACTTCCTGTTCCAGACACGCGAAGGTTACTGCGAGCACTTTTCCTCCACCTTCACCTTCCTGATGCGCGCCGCCGGCATTCCGGCGCGTGTGGTCACCGGCTACCAGGGCGGCTACTGGAACAAGCTCGGCTCGTACCTTCTGGTCCGTCATGCCGACGCGCATGCCTGGTCGGAAGTGTGGCTGGAAGGCCGCGGATGGGTGCGCTTCGATCCCACCGGCGCGGTGCGCCCGGAACGCGTGAGCCTGGGTGCCGCGGCCGCCGCAGCCGCCGGCAACAGCAGCGACGGCGGCCTCTTCGACATCGCCTGGTTGCACAACGCACGCGACCGCTGGGACGTGGTCAACCAATGGTGGAACCAGGCCGTTAACGGCTTCGATGCACTTCGTCAGGAAGGCATGCTGCAACCCTTCGGCATTCGCCGGACGGAGGTCGGCGATCTTGCGATCATCCTGGCGGTGGGCTGCGCGCTGCTCGTCGCTGTTGCGCTTGGCTGGGCGATGTTCCAGCGACGTGAAGGCGACGCGTTGGATGCGTGGATGAGACGTCTGGAACGAAAGCTCGCACGCGCTGGGGTGACTCGACGGACAGGTGAAGGTCCGCGACACTTCTTCGCACGCGCTGCCCGCTCGTTGCCTGCCGAACGAAATGGCTTGGAAAGGTTGAGCCAGCTTTACTTGTGGTCGCGTTATGCCTTTGACGAACCGCCGCCTGAATCACTCAGTGAATTCCGGCAGCGGGTGAAGGAATTAAAGGTGCGCCGCGTGGTCAAATAA
- a CDS encoding Slp family lipoprotein: protein MSMYKPLVIAAATLALGACATVPQPLQGQFNDVSTSGAQQGGAPGAKVRWGGEIIKTEPGPQQTCFFVLSEPLDSEARPTASKSDSQGRFVACRDGFYDPEVFTRGREITVTGTLHGAVSQKVGDFDYAYPRVEADVVYLWPKRVPIQPYGPGFYDPFWGPGFGPGWGGYGYGGYGPWGDPYWYRPRTIIVRPPPAPRGH, encoded by the coding sequence ATGTCCATGTACAAACCGCTGGTCATCGCCGCCGCGACGCTGGCCCTTGGCGCGTGCGCCACGGTGCCGCAGCCGCTGCAGGGCCAGTTCAACGACGTCTCGACGTCCGGCGCGCAGCAGGGCGGTGCCCCGGGCGCAAAGGTTCGCTGGGGCGGGGAGATCATCAAGACGGAGCCGGGTCCTCAGCAGACCTGCTTCTTCGTCCTGTCCGAGCCGCTCGACAGTGAAGCCCGCCCGACCGCCAGCAAGTCCGACAGCCAGGGCCGCTTCGTGGCCTGCCGCGACGGCTTTTACGATCCGGAAGTCTTCACTCGCGGTCGCGAGATCACGGTGACCGGTACGCTGCACGGTGCCGTCTCGCAGAAGGTCGGCGACTTCGACTACGCCTACCCGCGCGTCGAGGCCGATGTGGTCTACCTCTGGCCGAAGCGCGTGCCGATCCAGCCGTACGGCCCTGGCTTCTACGACCCGTTCTGGGGTCCGGGCTTCGGTCCGGGTTGGGGTGGCTACGGTTACGGTGGCTACGGTCCCTGGGGCGATCCCTACTGGTACCGCCCGCGCACGATCATCGTACGTCCGCCTCCGGCGCCGCGCGGTCATTGA
- a CDS encoding histidine triad nucleotide-binding protein — translation MTDTIFAKIVRREIPADIVYEDDDVLAFRDLNPQAPVHVLFIPKRAIATLDDAVPGDAEVLGKLLLAAAAFARAQGLAKDGYRTVINTNGHGGQTVFHIHVHLLAGRQMHWPPG, via the coding sequence ATGACCGACACCATCTTCGCGAAGATCGTTCGCCGCGAGATCCCTGCCGACATCGTCTACGAAGACGATGACGTGCTCGCCTTCCGTGACCTCAATCCGCAGGCGCCAGTGCACGTGCTGTTCATTCCCAAGCGCGCCATTGCCACGCTCGACGACGCCGTCCCCGGCGATGCCGAGGTGCTGGGCAAGCTGCTCCTAGCCGCCGCGGCGTTCGCGCGGGCCCAGGGGCTGGCGAAGGATGGCTACCGCACGGTGATCAACACCAACGGGCACGGGGGGCAGACCGTGTTCCATATCCACGTGCACCTGCTAGCCGGCCGCCAGATGCATTGGCCGCCGGGCTGA
- the recR gene encoding recombination mediator RecR: MTNGSRLLGELIDALRCLPGVGAKSAQRMAFQLLERERQGGLRLAAALESAMRDVGNCTRCRNFSETPVCSLCASPSRDAQVLCIVESPSDLAAIEGATGYRGQYFVLLGRLSPLDGLGPDELGLPLLVERLGEGDVAEMIIATNPTVEGEATAHYIGQLAKAAGIRATRLAHGVPLGGELEFVDRGTLAHAFGSRQSVG; this comes from the coding sequence ATGACTAACGGCTCCCGCCTTCTCGGCGAACTGATCGATGCCTTGCGTTGCCTGCCGGGCGTCGGTGCGAAAAGTGCCCAGCGCATGGCCTTCCAGCTGCTCGAACGCGAGCGGCAGGGTGGTCTTCGCCTGGCAGCGGCGCTCGAGTCGGCGATGCGCGACGTGGGTAACTGCACGCGCTGCCGCAATTTCAGCGAAACACCGGTGTGTTCGCTCTGTGCGAGTCCGAGTCGCGATGCCCAGGTGCTTTGCATCGTGGAGTCGCCGTCCGATCTCGCTGCCATCGAAGGTGCGACCGGGTATCGCGGCCAGTACTTCGTGCTGCTCGGACGCCTTTCACCGCTGGATGGCCTGGGGCCGGACGAGCTCGGCTTGCCCCTGCTGGTCGAGCGACTGGGTGAGGGCGATGTTGCCGAGATGATCATCGCGACCAATCCGACGGTGGAAGGTGAAGCGACGGCGCATTACATCGGCCAGCTGGCGAAGGCTGCCGGCATTCGCGCCACCCGGCTCGCCCATGGCGTACCCCTGGGCGGCGAACTCGAGTTCGTCGACCGCGGCACGCTCGCCCATGCCTTCGGCAGCCGACAGTCGGTCGGCTGA
- a CDS encoding YbaB/EbfC family nucleoid-associated protein, whose protein sequence is MKGQIGQLMQQAQRMQEDMKRAQDELAKTEVTGSAGGGLVSVTMSGGHEVRAVHIDRQAFADDPEMAEDLVAAAVNDAVNKIAEISRSRLGGVTAGLNLPAGFKMPF, encoded by the coding sequence GTGAAAGGTCAAATTGGTCAGCTGATGCAGCAAGCCCAGCGCATGCAGGAAGATATGAAGCGTGCGCAGGATGAACTCGCCAAGACGGAAGTCACCGGTTCCGCCGGCGGCGGTCTGGTCTCCGTGACGATGTCGGGCGGCCACGAAGTGCGCGCGGTGCACATCGATCGCCAGGCGTTCGCCGATGATCCGGAGATGGCCGAGGATCTGGTCGCCGCCGCGGTGAACGACGCGGTGAACAAGATCGCCGAAATCAGCCGTTCGCGGCTGGGTGGCGTCACCGCCGGGCTGAACCTGCCCGCCGGCTTCAAGATGCCGTTCTGA
- the dnaX gene encoding DNA polymerase III subunit gamma/tau — MSYQVLARKWRPRKFAELVGQEHVVRALTNALDSGRMHHAYLFTGTRGVGKTTIARIFAKSLNCERGESADPCGECSVCTAVDAGRFVDLLEIDAASNTGVDDVREVIENAQYAPSRGRFKVYLVDEVHMLSKPAFNALLKTLEEPPPHVKFLLATTDPQKLPVTVLSRCLKFNLKRLLPEQISGQMRHILAAEGIEYDDEAIGELAHGADGSLRDGLSLLDQAIAYGGGALRAADVRAMLGSVERGQVLGVIEALAAGDGAALMGEADRIASYSPDFAGVLDDLATVLHRIQLIQLIPGYREEEGDAGLAEIANRLAPEDVQLYYQIATTSRRELPLAPDARIGFEMALLRMFAFRPAEAGQGAAPSAPRAVAPASARAAMPAPSPAPVAPSRAPAPAAAPVASAPAPAPAPSRPAPAAPPVAAPVAAPPAPVAPQGPLVLGANGLPDWHEVIERANLRGPIGQLAQNSSLRELDGEGMVLALQPSHMHLAVEPLTSQMEEKVSQALGRRIRIRFIADHGNLGTPAERRAQAQVDAQANAVASMESDPFVRTLKREFDARVIPQSIKPVEPGT; from the coding sequence ATGTCCTATCAGGTCCTCGCACGCAAGTGGCGCCCGCGCAAGTTCGCCGAACTGGTGGGCCAGGAGCACGTGGTCCGCGCGCTCACGAATGCGCTCGACTCCGGGCGCATGCATCACGCCTATCTATTCACCGGCACCCGCGGCGTCGGCAAGACGACGATCGCGCGCATCTTCGCCAAGTCGCTGAACTGCGAGCGCGGTGAATCGGCCGATCCCTGTGGCGAGTGCTCCGTCTGCACGGCGGTGGACGCCGGCCGCTTCGTCGACCTCCTCGAGATCGATGCGGCCAGCAACACCGGTGTCGACGATGTCCGCGAGGTGATCGAGAACGCCCAGTACGCGCCGTCGCGCGGGCGCTTCAAGGTCTACCTGGTCGATGAGGTGCACATGCTCTCCAAGCCGGCGTTCAATGCGCTGCTGAAGACGCTGGAAGAGCCGCCGCCGCATGTGAAGTTCCTGCTCGCCACGACCGACCCGCAGAAACTGCCGGTGACGGTGCTGTCGCGCTGCCTGAAGTTCAACCTCAAGCGCCTGCTGCCGGAGCAGATTTCCGGCCAGATGCGCCATATCCTCGCCGCCGAAGGCATCGAGTACGACGATGAGGCCATCGGCGAGCTCGCGCATGGCGCGGACGGTTCGCTGCGCGACGGCCTGTCGCTGCTCGACCAGGCCATTGCCTACGGCGGCGGTGCCCTGCGCGCGGCCGATGTACGCGCCATGCTCGGCAGTGTCGAGCGCGGACAGGTACTGGGCGTGATCGAGGCACTCGCCGCTGGCGACGGCGCGGCACTCATGGGTGAGGCTGACCGCATCGCCTCGTACTCGCCGGACTTTGCCGGCGTGCTCGACGATCTCGCCACCGTGCTCCATCGCATCCAGTTGATCCAGCTGATTCCCGGCTATCGCGAGGAAGAGGGTGACGCCGGCCTGGCCGAGATCGCCAACCGCCTCGCACCCGAAGACGTGCAGCTCTACTACCAGATCGCCACCACCAGTCGCCGGGAACTCCCGCTCGCGCCGGATGCGCGGATCGGCTTCGAGATGGCGCTGCTGCGCATGTTCGCCTTCCGTCCGGCGGAAGCCGGGCAGGGCGCCGCGCCGTCCGCGCCTCGGGCTGTCGCGCCTGCGTCGGCCCGTGCCGCGATGCCCGCGCCGTCGCCTGCGCCTGTTGCCCCGTCGCGCGCGCCTGCCCCGGCGGCAGCGCCTGTCGCGAGCGCCCCGGCGCCTGCACCGGCCCCGTCACGCCCGGCGCCTGCCGCACCTCCGGTCGCCGCGCCTGTCGCTGCGCCGCCGGCACCGGTGGCACCGCAGGGCCCGCTGGTCCTCGGTGCCAATGGCTTGCCTGACTGGCACGAAGTGATCGAGCGCGCCAACCTGCGCGGTCCGATCGGTCAGCTGGCGCAGAATTCCTCGCTGCGCGAACTCGACGGCGAAGGCATGGTGCTGGCCTTGCAGCCCTCGCACATGCACCTGGCTGTCGAACCACTGACCAGCCAGATGGAAGAAAAGGTCTCCCAGGCGCTCGGTCGTCGCATTCGCATCCGCTTCATTGCCGATCACGGCAATCTGGGCACGCCGGCGGAGCGCCGGGCCCAGGCGCAGGTCGACGCGCAGGCCAACGCGGTCGCCTCGATGGAGTCCGACCCCTTTGTACGGACGCTCAAGCGCGAATTCGACGCGCGCGTCATTCCGCAATCGATCAAACCCGTGGAGCCAGGAACGTGA